One stretch of Cygnus olor isolate bCygOlo1 chromosome 1, bCygOlo1.pri.v2, whole genome shotgun sequence DNA includes these proteins:
- the STK38L gene encoding serine/threonine-protein kinase 38-like, with translation MAMTAGTTTSFAMSNHTRERVTVAKLTLENFYSNLIIQHEERETRQKKLEVAMEEEGLADEEKKLRRSQHARKETEFLRLKRTRLGLDDFESLKVIGRGAFGEVRLVQKKDTGHIYAMKILRKADMLEKEQVAHIRAERDILVEADGAWVVKMFYSFQDKRNLYLIMEFLPGGDMMTLLMKKDTLSEEETQFYISETVLAIDAIHQLGFIHRDIKPDNLLLDAKGHVKLSDFGLCTGLKKAHRTEFYRNLTHNPPSDFSFQNMNSKRKAETWKKNRRQLAYSTVGTPDYIAPEVFMQTGYNKLCDWWSLGVIMYEMLIGYPPFCSETPQETYRKVMNWKETLVFPPEVPISEKAKDLILRFCTDSENRIGSNGVEEIKSHPFFEGVDWGHIRERPAAIPIEIKSIDDTSNFDEFPESDILQPVPNTTEPDYKSKDWVFLNYTYKRFEGLTQRGSIPTYMKAGNL, from the exons ATGGCGATGACTGCAGGGACTACAACATCCTTTGCCATGAGCAACCACACCCGGGAGAGAGTGACGGTGGCCAAGCTTACGCTGGAGAACTTCTACAGCAACCTAATTATCCAGCACgaagagagagaaacaag GCAGAAGAAACTAGAAGTGGCTATGGAAGAAGAAGGGCTTGCAGATGAGGAG AAAAAACTGCGCAGGTCACAGCATGCTCGCAAAGAAACAGAGTTTCTGCGACTGAAGAGGACGAGACTTGGCTTGGATGACTTTGAATCTTTGAAAGTTATAGGAAGAGGAGCATTTGGGGAG gTACGTCTCGTTCAGAAGAAGGATACGGGTCATATTTATGCAATGAAGATACTACGAAAAGCAGATATGCTGGAGAAAGAACAG GTAGCCCATATCCGTGCAGAAAGAGATATTTTGGTTGAAGCAGATGGAGCCTGGGTAGTGAAAATGTTCTACAGTTTTCAGGATAAAAGAAATCTTTACCTGATCATGGAGTTCTTACCCGGAG gTGACATGATGACCTTGCTAATGAAGAAAGACACCTTATCAGAAGAAGAGACACAGTTCTACATTTCTGAAACCGTGTTGGCCATAGATGCTATTCATCAGCTGGGATTCATCCACAGGGATATTAAACCAGATAACCTTCTGCTGGATGCTAAG GGTCATGTAAAACTGTCTGATTTTGGGCTATGTACAGGTTTAAAGAAAGCTCACAGAACTGAGTTCTACAGGAACCTTACACACAATCCTCCAAGTGACTTCT CATTTCAGAATATGAactcaaagagaaaagcagaaacgTGGAAGAAGAACAGGCGACAGCTG gcTTATTCTACTGTTGGGACCCCAGATTATATTGCACCGGAAGTATTTATGCAGACTGGGTACAATAAACTCTGTGACTGGTGGTCTTTGGGAGTGATCATGTATGAAATGCTAATAG GGTATCCACCTTTCTGTTCAGAAACACCGCAAGAAACTTACAGGAAAGTTATGAATTGGAAAGAAACTTTGGTATTTCCTCCAGAGGTGCccatttcagagaaagcaaaggatTTAATTCTAAG GTTTTGTACCGactcagaaaacagaattggTAGTAATGGagtagaggaaataaaaagtcatcCATTTTTTGAAGGTGTGGACTGGGGACATATCAG GGAAAGACCAGCTGCAATCCCTATAGAAATCAAAAGTATTGATGATACATCCAACTTCGATGAGTTTCCTGAATCTGATATTTTACAGCCAG TGCCAAACACAACGGAGCCTGACTACAAATCCAAAGACTGGGTTTTCCTCAATTATACCTACAAGAGGTTTGAAGGGCTCACACAGCGTGGTTCAATCCCTACCTACATGAAAGCTGGGAACTTGTGA